The segment CCGAAAGCGTTTCGCCGTCAGGAATTGCTTCAATAAGCTCTGCTTTTAGGTCTTCGCCTTTGCCGTTGAACAGCGCAAGCGCAGCTTCCTTGCTCAATTCTTCGCGAATCATCGGAACCTTGTCCTGCGCTATGCGGCGCATTTCGGCTTCTATTGCCGGCAGGTCTTCGTCCGAAATCGGTTTCGGGAAACGCACATCATAATAGAAACCGTCCTTGATTGACGGACCTATGCCGAATTTTGCATCGGGATAAAGTCTCATTATGGCGTTTGCCATAAGATGCGCCGTTGAGTGGCGGAGCAGATTGAGCCCTTCTTCGTTGTCGGCATACAGAATTTCAAATTCTGTATCCGCGTTGAAGCGTTTGTCAGCGTCAACTATTTCTCCGCCAACCTTCGCGCCTATTGCCTTTTTGATGTGCAGAGCGGCAATCAGTTCCCGTACCGAAACTGATTCAGCTTCGTATTTCTTGCCTTCATTCGTTGTAAAAACTGCCATATCCATACCTCCGGTATAATGATTTACATATTACAAAAAATTATGCCGCCTCCTGCAAAGGAGGCGGCTTTTGTCCGCGGTTCCACTCCCGTTCAGCCGCCTGCGCGGCCCTTTTGAACGCTGTAAAGGGCGTATCCCTGACACCTTATCATCTCTGCTTCGGCGTCCGCTCAAGGGTGGTTTTCAAAACGCCCGCAACGGAAAACTTTCAGCTTACGTTCTCCTCTCTGCAGATGCGCCTGCGCTTCTACTCTTCCCTCTCATCGCATTGATAATTCTATACTGACTGCAATTTTTGTCAAGCGGTTAATGCTTTTCCAAAAAATACATTGCCCCCTGGTCAAAGAACACAGGTCTTTTTATAACGCTGTACCTTTCATGCTCAGGCATGTACTGAAGATAGTTGTTCAGCACGGCATCCGTATTAAACGGCGAAAAATGCGTAATGCATATAACAAGCCTGTTAACAGGATTGCACTCTCTCATGCGCTCCGGCGCAAAACGCGTCATGTCAAACCAGATAAGGCTCTTAAAACGCGACACTTCAAACAGCGAGCAGAGCAGCAAATCCCTTTCCTGCAGCCAAATGCAGTCCGCATCGCTGAATATTTGGGAAAGCTCGTAAGTTTCCCTGTCAGCCCTGTACAGATAATGACGGTTCCAGTCCGTAAAACAGAAGCTTCCGGTTATTACAAGCAAGGCACATGCGGCAATCGCGTATTTTCTGATTCCGTCTTTCGTTAAACACCCTATTCCTTCAAACACCAGACTGAGCGTTGCGGCGAAAAGCACAGGGATTATCATGTGAATATAACGCCCGTCGTTCACCCAGTCAGAAAACGGCACGGTCTTTGCCACAAACAAGACAAAAAGCGCGCACGGGATAAAAATCAACGCATAGCGGCTGCATGCCGCGTTATTTTCAGCTTCGTTTCCGTCAGGCTTTTTGTTGCCAAACATTTTGCGCACTGCAAGATAAACCGCAAAAGCGGCAAAGACAAAGAACAGTCCGCCGAACAGCTGCTTATTGACTATACCCAGATACAGGCTGAGCCTTTGCGAATAACTGACCGCCGAGCCTGACAGATTGCTCAGCGTATCCATGCCGCGGACACGGTGGAACAGATGATCGTACATCGCGGGGAACGTCGCAAAAGCGCAGCTACCGGCAAGGAACTGCACGGCGCTGAATCTCAGCGCGTCGTAATATTTTCTGCCGCGCAGCAGCAGACAGAAAAACACGAATGAAATCAGAACGTCATACACCGCAAAATGATAGTGTGTCAGAGTTCCGAAATACGTCACAAAAAACAGCGGAATACACGACTTAAACGTAATATCCCTGTCGTAAAGCTTGGCAATAAGATACGTCAGAAGCATCACCCAGAACATTGCCGTAACGTACATTCTGAGAAAAGCAGTTGCGTTCAGCATTGACGAAGACAGAACAAACGCCAGCGACACGGCGCTGACGATAAAATCATCGTTCGTAAGAAGCCTTACAAGCCTGCGCAAAAGGAAAAGGATACACAGAGCGAACAGTATATTTATAATTCCTGCAAACCACATTGAAAAAACACCGGGGAAGAATGAACAGACCGTATGAAGCAGAAGATAATAAAACGGCGGATGAGTGTCCATTTGCTGATTTTTCCACGTGTTGGCATAATTGAACCTCTGATTCGGCAAAACAGCCGTCACCGCGCACAACCCGTTCTCGGACGGTACGTAAAGATACGCGCCCGGAGCTGTAAAATGCTCAATGGACGTATTGCCGTTAGGCAGCAAATGTACTCTTATCGGAGTATTCGCAAGACAGTAGGAATACACCTCGTCCAAATGCAGAAGCAGTTTGTTTGAAATCATACACAGCATAAGGACAAAAAACAGCCCGTAAAGCAACACCGCTCCGAAATGTTTTTTAGATACAGCCTCTTTAATATTTTCAGAAATCATAGTCCCATTGTCCCGTTAAAAATTTATTCTTTCTTCTTAATGATTATATGCTTGTTTAGATGATGTATTTGGGGCTTTGCTCAATTCAGACAATTCTTTCTTTTTGAACACTATCATTTTCTGCCCCAAAAAATTTAGCAGCGCATATAATATATTTCCAACTATAAGCGCAACATTTTCAATGATTTTTATTGTTTCAATTCTTAAGAAATTCCGCAGGGCATAACAGATAACCAAATGAGAAACTTTATAGGCAAGCAGATAGCAAATAAGAATATTTGCAGTATAAGCAATGCTTTCCCTCAAAGTAGTTTTATTGTGTTTCTTAAACGTAATTCGCTTGTGCAGAATATAATTTACCGGCAAAAGACCTATATAGGCTGTCGCAGAGGCTGCCCAGTAAGACAAATGGATTATATTATACGCGACAAATACAACCACATACCCCAAAACAGTATTCAAGGCACCGACAAACATAAATCTTATAAACTCGGCATGACTTTGCTTTAGCATATTTGATTGTATCTGCCTGTACCTTTATATACCTATCCTGTCAAGATAGTAGAGCATCCCCTTAGTTCCCCATTCAAGAAACAGCGGTACTCTGTAGGTTACGTTAAAACCGCGCAGATGCGGCAGAATTTTTTGCATAGTCTCATCTGTGTTATAGCCAGGATTTTGAATACATACGACAAGTTTACTGCCGAAATTTACATTGTCAAGTTTTGTGTAGTCAAAATTCAACGGAAGCCATGTTAGGCTTTTATAACCGGCAAATTCACATTCCTCGCAAAAGTTAATGCCTATTGCTGTAAAGCATATACAGTCCGCGTCCGCGTATGCGTCGCGTATTGACTGGTTCTGCATAAAACCTCTGTAAACAAAGTCCATATCCCAGTTTGTGCAGAAAAAACTGCCTGCAATCACCATAACAGAAAGCAGTATGACTGTGATTTTTGCAGCCTTAGGCTTTGCAAGAACCGTAAGTTTTGTAAAGACAAATGTAAGAACTCCGGCAAGCGAAACCGCAAAAATCGGGTGAAAATATCTGCTAAAGCCTTCCTGGAAGAAATCAACGACTTGAATATGCGCTGTTTTGGAAACAATAAGAAAATAACATACTATGGGTATAAAAATCAAACTACATCGCTTTACTGCCAAGTTTGAAGCATTTTCACCCTGCAAATCTGCCTTTTTCTCAGGCTTGAACTTGTATTCATAAATACAGAGCACTATCGCTAAAATGACGAACACAATCAGCATACCGCCGAAAAGTTCGTTGTTCATAATTTTTCCGCAACGAAGAAGCCTTGCTGAATAGTCTGTTGCACTTCCTGCGTTTGACAGAGACTCAACTGCACGAGAACTGTGGAACAAATGCTTTATCACACTCGGATAAATCAACAGCATTGTCACCGCAGCAAACAACTGTGCAGAGCAAAACTTCGCTAAACTCTTATATTCGCGGTCAAGCAGCAGCTGCACGGTATAGACACAAGAAAGCAGAACAGCGTAGAAAGCACAGTAATAGTGGGTCATTGAGCCCAACAGCGTTACGGCGAATATCTGACCGCAGAATTTATTTGTAACCGTTTTTCCCGCCTGTCTTACAAAAAGATACGTATTCAGCGTAATCCAAAACATTGCTGCTGTGTACATTCTGAAGAAAGCGGCTGCATTGCAAAGCGCGGACGAACAGGCGACCACAAGCGAAACTGCGGTGAGAATAAATTTGCTGTCAGTAAAAACACGAACAAAATTCCTGATCACAAACAATATCAGCAGCATAAAACAAATATTTATGCTTCCGGCAAACCACTTGGAAAAAACACCCGGGAAAAATGAGCAGACAAAATGCAGCAGCAACGTATAAAGCGGCGGATGACAGTCATTTACCATATTGTGCCATGCGTTGGCAAAATCAAAACTGTGTCCAAGTTCAACTGACAAAGTTTTAACCATTGTATCGGCATTTGCTGACGGTCCTTTGAAAATATACGCAGCGTCGCCGGAAGGCGTCGGGACCGCGTCTGCATATTTGTTTGCAGTAATATGCATACAGTGCTCGTTAGGATGATAGTAACACTTCTGCGATATAGTAAAAACAAGCAGAGCAAAGAAAAGCAGATATATAAAAACCGCTCCGTAATTTTTTTTTGGTGCAGAGATATTTGTGTTTGTACTTTCAGCAGTCTTTAATTCGCTCATATCTTTCTAGTATTTTTATGGATACTATTTCTTTCCCGTGCTGCCAAACCCGCCTGCAGAGCGCTCTGTTTCCTCAAGTTCGCAGACCGTTTCAAATACTGCTTTCGTTACTTCGGCAAATACCATCTGCGCTATTCTGTCACCAATTTCAATTTTAAAGTCTTCTTTGCCAAGATTGGCAAGAATAACCTTAACTTCTCCGCGGTAGTCGGAATCTATAGTTCCGGGGGAATTCAGCACAGTTATGCCGTGTTTCAACGCAAGTCCGCTTCTCGGACGCACCTGAGCTTCAAAACCGGCAGGAATTTCAAGGAACAGCCCCGTTGAAACGCAGGCACGTTCACCGGCAGGGACGTTAAGCGCTTCGGCAGCCCTTAAATCCATTCCCGCGGAACCTTCTGTTGCGTACTGCGGAAGGACAGTGCCTTCCGCAGTTTTAACTTTTACCGTAAT is part of the Candidatus Equadaptatus faecalis genome and harbors:
- a CDS encoding GtrA family protein, whose protein sequence is MFVGALNTVLGYVVVFVAYNIIHLSYWAASATAYIGLLPVNYILHKRITFKKHNKTTLRESIAYTANILICYLLAYKVSHLVICYALRNFLRIETIKIIENVALIVGNILYALLNFLGQKMIVFKKKELSELSKAPNTSSKQAYNH
- the dut gene encoding dUTP diphosphatase, giving the protein MTVKVKTAEGTVLPQYATEGSAGMDLRAAEALNVPAGERACVSTGLFLEIPAGFEAQVRPRSGLALKHGITVLNSPGTIDSDYRGEVKVILANLGKEDFKIEIGDRIAQMVFAEVTKAVFETVCELEETERSAGGFGSTGKK